The region ACGGTAACAACTCAATTACagaattactttttaaaaactaaaattaaaaattaaaaaccaacctaagattttctcttaatttaaattaatttcaggatatgatagaaaatccaaaaaatattttttaaaatttaattgctCTCATAATTCCACAGGTCTCTCGAGtatattaagatttttttttttacaaaaaagatCGGCATTGAAAATGAGACTCAAATTTGAATAGAAGATTTCAATCCCTCCCTTAATAAGTAAAACAAATTATATCCTAACTTTCAGTTTTATATTTTAGATTTGATCAcaaatagcaaaaaaaaaaaaaaaaaaaaaaaaacttatcatGGATTGTGTTTAAATATTCGATTGTATAAATAAAAGGCATATTATCGTGGATTGATTTTAAGAATATATAGAATcgtaagtttcaaaaaaaaaaagaatatatagTATCGTAGATtgagttttgaaattgaaaaagtGAACAATAGAAGACATCGTGGATTgagtttatatatatttatatcatttcaaaaaaaaaaaagagtttatatatatatatatatatatatatatatatatataaagttaaaataagatttttttattttttaaaatttaatgctTAAAATTAGGTATGTATTGAAAGGCATATTCGAAGGGAAGGAAAATCAAAACAACAATGGACCTCAAAAAATCAAAACCAATGAGGCGCCAAACAGATGTTGCCCTCAGCATCACGAAACATTTATTCTCAAAAGAAGATTATCATGACAAGAACGTGGTCTTTTCACCCTTCTCTCTCAACGCTGCTCTTAGCGTCATGGCTGCTGGTTCATCCGGCCGAACACTCGACGAGCTTCTCACCTTCCTCCGAGTTAAGTCTGTCGACCATCTCACCACCTTCTACTCTCATCTCATCTCTGCTGTGCTCTCCTCTGACGATGCTGCTCCTTCATATCACTTGTCTTTTGCCAATGGAATGTGGGCCGATGATTCGCTTTCCCTTTCCCATTCTTTCAAACAACTTGTGGCCACTCATTACAGGGCGGCTCTAGCCTCAGTTGATTTTCAGAATAAGGTACTATCCCTTTTTTAGGAACatctttgatatttttaattgtttttgaaaaaaatattaaattttgattttgatgtgGTTTTAAAGGGTGATCAAGTGCACAGTGAAGTGAATTCCTGGGTTAAAAAAGAGACCAATGGTCTTATTACAGGGCTTCTTCCTCCTAGGGCAGTAGGCAAGTTAACAAGGCTTATCTTTGCAAATACATTGCACTTCAAGGGTGTGTGGGAAGACAAGTTTTCACCAACATATCGAGATAATTTCCACCTCCTTAATGGCACCTCAGTCGAGGTTCGCTTCATGACAAGCAAGAAGAAGCAGCAGTTTATTAGGGCTTTTGATGGTTTTCAAGTGCTCCGTCTTTCTTATGAACAAGGTACAGATAAAAAACGTCGGTTCTCCATGTACATTTTTCTTCCCGATGCAAAAGATGGATTGCCAGCTTTAATTGAAAAGTTGGCTTCAGATTCTAATTTCTTGAAAGACAAGCTTCTTCCTCAGCATACAGTTTGGGTACATGACTTCAAGATTCCAAAGTTCAAGATTTCTTTTGGAATTAAAGCTTCTAATGTGCTGAAGGAGCTGGGAGTGGTTTCGCCTTTCTCTCAACAGAATGCAGATTTCACAAAAATGGTGGACGGTCATGTGGATGAATTATACGTGGAAAACATATTTCATAAAGCTTTCATTAAGGTTAACGAAGAAGGCACTGAAGCTGGAGCGGGCATTGTTATGCATGGAGCAACAAAAGGTTTTTCTGATGTTCGGGCTAGTAGAAACTTTGTCGCTGACCacccttttctcttcttaataaGAGAAGATTTCGCCGGAACCATCCTCTTCATTGGGCAGGTTCTCAATCCTCGTGAAGGAGCAGCCACACCGGTGAAGGTTAGCAATCTCAATATCTAATTGTGTTTTGTTATTAGGACTGTCAATATGATTTTCTTTTATGATGCTTTAAGGATAGGttgaatttttgttgttgtttcagTTTGTTCTTTAAAGGTATTTGATTGAACCAATCTTGTTTACAGTAGCACGTAGGGTTTTGCTAAttatattacatttttttttatattggtaGTACTATTGATACAAATAGAAGTTTCTCActaaattgaaagaaaataaaattatttgtgCTACAAGCTTTTTTCTTTCACAGAATGATTGGTTGAATCTTAATGATGTATTGGATCCTTTTAGTATCGGACTTATTGGTAGACTGAAATTGTCAAAAACCTGGAAAAAATAGGATTTTTCTGGTTTGAGtaaacatgttgtatttacagTTTCttgttttacttttatttaCTGCTAAGAAAGATGTGGGAAAAGTTGATGAGGATGCTCATATGGTAAGTATGATGTTGGTTACTTGGTTTTGCATCTCAAGCTAACCCCGAATGCCACTCATGGAAGATTTTATTGCatattttgtttaatttcaaaaCCTGTTTGAAACTTTTTTTCTTGGCCATGTTACAACTTAATCCTTCTTATTGTGATGGGGCTTTGGCTTCTAATCTGTGGCATGTTTTATTTTCAGTCCTACATAGAAGACCTTGAGGTTCCATcaaagaggaagagaaagagaaagaggtcAAGTAAAGTTTATTTCACGGAGAGGAtgtgattttctttttccttttaagCTTGGAGGTCAAAGTCAATATTAGTGGATGAATGAAACTTGTGATATTGCGTActgaaaattttatatttgaactAGTTTGTAGGTCGGTATTTTATATTTGGAGTATAtcttataaattaaatttcgGGCAAATTTCTTTCTATTTTACTGCAATTACATGTTACTGGTGCTTCCTTCATGTCTACTAGAATTCTCTTTTAGGCACCCAAGTCCACACAGGTGAATTTCCccattctttctttttttgagGTTAAAATTTTCCCCATTCTTGATATATTGGTCTACTATGAATGAAAAAGGCATGTTCATTTTACTAAAATTCTAAGGCATTGCATTGCACTACATTAGTTTCGACCGACCTACTTGGGAATTTTTTGTGGATATAGCCTCACCCAACTGGCCAACCACAttgttaaaagttaaaacccaACGAACCAAATACCAACGGCTCCCAAAGATACATAACATAAACCCCTAAACCATTTATGATGTGGGAAAAGTTTATGAGGATGTTTGTATGGTACGGTTgctttttgatatttttaagaactaaagaGAGCATGGTTGATGCACTTAAACGTGTATTTAATTGATTTTCACCACAttacttattattttattttaattaaatttaaaaataaataaatacttggTCTATGTGGTATTATATCATTACATATTAATGTAAAACTTTTTTACACTGACAATACATAATCATTTTAAGTTAAACTAATATTTTAATGTGTCATATTTATggtataatattaatataattaactttattTGTATCAACATACTAAAGAGTTTTAGTATTTAACTTTATCTCTCCACTTTTTATTTTGACAATTATGACATGATAAATAGATGAATTTTGAATTCAATGCACAATAATtactaattttcttattttaccCTTTTTaacttcatttcttattttctttcaacatttatatatagatattaCTCCCACCACAGAAAATTCCAATCAGGTGCCTATTTGTCAGGTTTTGTCATATAACATACACTTTATAACATATACGGTATTGGAAGcacctaagagcatctccaatggagtccttattttgagaccttaaaataagatccggatcttattagatctcaCAATTGGAGatatcctacatggcatgagatcttagcaaaagctaagatccgtgccttagctcagATACTCTCAAATtgagatcttaaataaaataatattttttctctctccttcaataccataaccaaagtaaaaattagggagggaaataaatatattgggtattGTGGGTCCAgtcaaaaagtaaaataagatcccaaccactagagtgaaatgtgtatgaagaccttatgagtgtcttaaatcctatgtggcaatttggccccacaaaaattgagttaagtcccaaaataagttcctaccattggagatgctctaagaaacttgtacAGTTATTTTAGTCATGCTTTCCATAAGCTTAACAGTAATATAAATGTGGTAAAACTAACCTAGATTTAAATTAGATTTTATTACACTGAATATACAAGTTACGATGAATAGGCAGTTACATGACATTCTACAAACTTGGATCCTAGTGGGACTACTCCACCACAATTTAACAACCCCATACCACTCTGAACTTAATTCATCTATAGCAACCATGTTGTCTATTTTATTTAGGCAACAAAACCAATACTGGGCTGCCAAAGTTTCAGCTTCTCTTTCTGATGTCGACCTTTCCTTATCACTGCTAATGACAACTTCCAAACATGCCAGAGGCTTCATTTTCCCTGCTTAGGCGATAAATGTCCATATGATCGGGAATTGGAATTTCTTGACAACCTGGTGCAGTAAGCAGAGTAGACTTTCCACAATCATTTAATCCAAGTAAACCATAACGTTTGAAAGAAATTTAATCAATCACAAATATTGGTAAAAGCCTTCAAGTATAAATTATAGCATCTTGTTTGGGCCAATTGAGTAAAGATAACAAAACCTTCCACAATTCAGAATCAAATGAGATCATGTGCATGTAAGGTGTTTGATAGAGACTATATCtgcaataaaatcaaaataaccAAAGGCATTAGTAAAACACATACCATTTTTCGGCATTGACAATTAGTCATGACAACTAATGGATACGGGAGAAATGTCTTCTTACTGGCCATGGTAGACGAAATGTGGATCGAAGTGTTGATGGGGCATTGTAGGGAACGATAGAATGGAGGAGAGAGCTTGGTTTTGGAGGGCCCAATCTTGTTTGTTCATGGCAGGAAAACCCATAATTGCAGGTGAAGGGAAGTGAAGGATTTGTAATGGAGGCTTTATTGTGATTTCCTTATTTTGGCTTTTGTAATATCTGTATCAAGCAAGCAAGCAGATAAACATATGCTGATCATTCTGATAAGCAAAATAAATGTTTGCAGTGGAAAAGAATACCATACTAAAACTATAAGCCcatgtttcattttttatatatagcTGAATTTGTTAGAAATATAGCAATCAGAAAAGTCCAACTAAAGTGGATGTATACATAGTAGAGACCAATCATTTTTATATCATATTCAAATTAAAGAGGTTTTAACTATAGGTGCCTACTAGGGTGGGCAAGTTTCAAAATGGTCCATCAATGGACCACTCATCTCAGTCGTtgatatataataattttaaggctaaaatgcacttttggcccctgatgtttcaagtttgtgcaaattctgcccctactctatttttgtcgatgtttctacccctcatgttttcaaacaatgcatcgtctacccctcatgttttcaaacagtgcatcgtctacccctccgtcaggggtagacggtgcactgtttgaaaacatgaggggtagaaacatcgacaaaaatagataggggcagaatttgcacaaacttgaaacatcaggggccaaaaatgctttttagcctaattTTAAGGTGGTGATCTAGATTTTTCACCTTGCACTTGCAAAACAGGTGAAGTTGGTGACACTAACATATTTGTAAGAATTTGCTAAGGCACCCCTCTCTCTCATGTGACTCCGCTTGTACTATGTTCCCTATTCActattttgttttttctgtATGTCCGAATTTTTAAATAATCACCATCTTTGACTACAACAAAAATGGTTTTCAGCGGCAATAAATATTGCATTTGGCGGCAATAAAAATGGCCGCTGAGACATTTTCCGGCAACAAATGACCTTTTTGCGGCGCTCTTCCCGGCTTTTTCAATTGCCGCTAAAACATATTTTTCAGCATTTACTATTTTTGCTTTGTGAAACACTTTTTGACCGTTGTAGACCGCCAGAAATGGCTTTCATAGCTGCCACAGAAAATACCTCAATGTGCCAGAAATGGCTCCACTAGTGACTAGCCTGATGATAAAACTTGGCCAAGTGGGCGCCATATTGTCAAGCTCATACAAACTGAGCAAAGTAACAAGATACAATCATCTTTTATCTCCTTATGAAGATCATCAAATTaacaaatagaaaaaaattgaaacaaccTTGAGCTTCCCCTTTGAAGgggaataaaaaaaactatcctAAAAAATAGCATAGTTCTCTATGAGAAAAATATCTGCATACTCTAGACCTGTTTGTGAAAGTTACTTATATTATTTGAATCAATTCAGTACCTGTTAAGAATAAAATTGCAGAGCAAAGCTGAATAATTTATGGAACAAACTTAGGCTTTTTAATTAGCCTTTACAACTCAACAGTAAGAAACAAAATAGCTCACGTTTATTTCTAACTATACCAAATTATGGAATCAACAAGATTCCTATTCCAATTGATTAATTTCCGCTCTTACTTTTTCAATGACATGTATTCTTTGTACCAAATGTAGATAATAGAAAAGAAGAATGCAAAACAGGACAAACAAGGTCTTAAGATAAAAATAGTGTTGGAGATCATACAGTTGGACCAACAATTAGAGATGCCCCTGAGTCTAATTGCAGAACAGCCTCCCTCACATAATCCTGTAAAATATTTTACACAATTTTCTATAGAATGTCAGGTAAAAGGTAGCAGTAAAAAGTGTATCAAGGATGGAAATGGTGCATGCATCAATCAAAACATTTATACCATTGTTAATCAGAAGAGCCAAACTAGTAATAAGAAATAAGAAGCATGAACTAAATCAGCTCAACCTTGTTCCATAATTCAAGTATTATGACATAGAGAAACAACATCTCATGGTACCCTATTTTGATTCAGTTATTGGTACCCCATTTGAAACTGCTAAAAGCGATATAGTCTTGAATCCAGATAATCTCATTTCATACCATTATTAGTATGTGGACCAAATACTCAATCTGCCACAAATCAAATCAGAATTCATGTATTCATAAAACAGCTTGTATCAAAATTATATAAATCATAATATTTTCCTTTATATTCTTATATATTAGCTAGATGGAAAATGGAGGCTGACACTAGACTGAtattagttcttatttcttaaacCAAATACATTGCAAGCAATGTAACTAAACTTCTGTGTAGATATTTAGCTGTTAACTAAAATGAAATTACAATTATGATTAACATGGTATATGTTCTTCATGAATGTGTTATATGTTAAGTACCAGAGAAAAATTATATCACTTCAGTTAGGCAGATTGCGCTTGTAAAAGTTTGGAAGCATTTAAGTTATAGATAGATAAATTACTCACCATTAACAACCAAGGGACATAAGTTAATTCCTTTATGCTTCCAAACAAATGGAGATAACCAGTGGATACCTCAAAAATTGATTATCTACATGTCTTGCTCTACCTGAATGTATGGTTACATTGACGATCAGAATAGGTGATGAACAAATAAGAGAACTCCATGTTAAAAACCAAATAAATTTAAAGAAACTtaaattagaaacaaaataaaagaacCCTAAACGGACAAACCTTAATAATGGAGGAAGAACAGAACGCCAATAGGGACAGAACCAGAGATAAAGCTTGCCACAATCCCACCTTTTCCCTGGAATTTTGTCCAAATCCCAAAGATCCCACAACCAAGAGCTGCCCCTTGAAGGCACAATTGAACAGATTTCTTCAAGCTCCTAGACCCTAGTAACCATCTATTCACCAAGATTTCTGCAGAACAATTAatttgcaaaagaaaaaaaatactcagTGACCAATTATGTTATATTGTATGATATTTCAGGATTCCTCAGCTCAAACTAGTTCTACCTTCTCCACTTAAGAGGATAATCCCAATGGCCATCAGCAGAGGATGGAGAGCTTGCAGTTAAAATACACAAGAAAAATGAGACAGAAAATTTCACTCCAGATATTTCTGAACAATGGAAAATCTAAAGCATCCAATACCATGCTATCCAACAAGAGAGGTTCCCATCAACTTCAAAGTAAGGACCCTTCCAGTATTCATATATGATATAACAACTGCAAAAAGAGGTTGCAAGGGGCACATGTAAATCAATTAGAGAAATGAAGCATGTAAGAATAACACGCAACAATTTCAGATTaatgttttaaattaaaagagtaataaaatgaaagtaagttagaaaataaaACATACCCAGAAGtgtaataaaaatgattaattgTTGCTTTATTGGAATAGCAATGGATTTGACAATAATCAAAAGTCCATTTACCTATAGGAAGCAACTTTTCACTCCAAAACCCTTTCTTCAATTCAACAACTCTTTTCCCAGAACATCAGCTGCAACCTTCTCCCATCTCATGGGAGCGTCCTGAAAAACATTCCATTTATCGCTCTTGATATCACTATGTAAAAAGATTAGCCAATGTTTGCACACAATTTTCAAGGACTGAGACTAGGAACCCtgttaggtaccagaaaatATGAAGGAAACTGGAACTGAAATTGTATTGATTATACTGAATTTCTGGTATGAAACCCAGAAATTGTGTTAGAGAATACAAGAAACAAAGGAAAATAAACAgagcaattcgagagtgctctTCTCTCCCAATCCTAAGCCCAAAAACAAGCCTACCTCATTCTCTCACCATAACTAACATATATTCCTCTCACTCCCTAGTGGTCCCCCCCCCTAGCTGTACTACTAATAATAACACCTCATCAGGTGGTTATTTAGGAATCCTAACATTCTAGAAGGCCTTGTCATTTGACAGAATGCCAGTGGACTTGGGCTTCCTATTGTAGACTTTGCCAAACCTGGGCCTGGCCATAGCAGGTGCAACATCTCTCCCCCCTTGAagattcaccttgtcctcaaggtgatgGTCTGGAAATTGTGCTATCAATCTGTCCAATTCTTCCCAGGAATCTTCAAAAGCTGGCAGATTCTTCCATCTCACTAGAACTTCTGTGGTTCCAAGGTCATTCTGTCTGGCATCCAAGATGGTTTCAGGTTCTACTTGAAGCTCCCACCCTTCATTTAGATCTTTGGGCAATGGTTGGCTGACGATCCCCTCCTTCACTACTTTTTTGAGCAAGGAAATGTGGAATACTGGATGAACTTGGCTGTCCTCTGGTAATTGAAGCTTGTAAGCAGCAGCATTGATCTTCTCTATTATAGGATAAGGACCATAGTATCTAGGGCTCAACTTTTGATTCTTCCTCCTGGCCAAACTCTTGAGTTTGTAGGGTTGAATCTTGAGATACACAAGATCCCCTACCTCAAATTGAATGTCTCTTCTATGTTTATTTGCTTGCTGTCTCATTCTGTTTTGAGCCTTCTCCAAATTTTCCTTGAGTTCATCTAGCATAAGGTTCCTTTCAGCAGTAAGCTTCTCCACTTCCTCTACTGAAGTGACAGAATCAGTTCCCCTGATGATAGCAGGAGGGTCTCTCCCATATAAGGCCTTGAAGGGAGTGGTTTTGATGGCAGAATGATAGTTGGTATTATACCAAAATTCTGCCCAAGACAACCATCTTGGCCATTGCTTAGGTCTTGTTCCTGTCACACACCTGAGATAGGTTTCAACACACCTATTTACTACCTCGGTCTGCCCATCTGTTTGAGGATGGTAGGCAGAGCTAAATTTCAGTTTGGTTCCAGCCAATCTAAAGAGTTCAGTCCAGAAAGTGCTAAGAAAAACTCTGTCTCTGTCAGAAACTATGGTATTGGGAAACCCATGTAGCTTTACTACCTCCTTTATGAATATTTCAGCCACTTCCTTAGCATTATAGGGGTGTGAGAGAGCTATGAAATGGGCATATTTGGTGAACCTGTCAACCACCACAAAGATGGTGTCCTTCCCCATTGCCTTAGGAAGGCCCCCTATGAAATCCATAGAAATATCAGACCACACTTGTGATGGTATAGGAAGAGGTAGTAACAAACCTGCTGGATTCAATGCTTCATATTTGTTTCTCTGGCAAACCTCACAATCTTGCACAAATTTCTGAATGTCCATCTTCATCCCTTCCCAGTAAAATAGAGCTGAGATTCTCTTATAAGTTCTAAAGACCCCTGCATGGCCTCCAAGAGCAGACTCATGGTATTCTTTGAGTATGGTGAGAACCTTGCTGGACTCCTTTGGTAACGCTATTCTGTCCTTATAAAATAGTCTTCCCTTCCTTAATTGATACCCTGCTAGAGATTGCCCTTGTG is a window of Lotus japonicus ecotype B-129 chromosome 5, LjGifu_v1.2 DNA encoding:
- the LOC130719571 gene encoding serpin-ZX-like, producing MDLKKSKPMRRQTDVALSITKHLFSKEDYHDKNVVFSPFSLNAALSVMAAGSSGRTLDELLTFLRVKSVDHLTTFYSHLISAVLSSDDAAPSYHLSFANGMWADDSLSLSHSFKQLVATHYRAALASVDFQNKGDQVHSEVNSWVKKETNGLITGLLPPRAVGKLTRLIFANTLHFKGVWEDKFSPTYRDNFHLLNGTSVEVRFMTSKKKQQFIRAFDGFQVLRLSYEQGTDKKRRFSMYIFLPDAKDGLPALIEKLASDSNFLKDKLLPQHTVWVHDFKIPKFKISFGIKASNVLKELGVVSPFSQQNADFTKMVDGHVDELYVENIFHKAFIKVNEEGTEAGAGIVMHGATKGFSDVRASRNFVADHPFLFLIREDFAGTILFIGQVLNPREGAATPVKFLVLLLFTAKKDVGKVDEDAHMSYIEDLEVPSKRKRKRKRSSKVYFTERM